A genomic stretch from Streptomyces venezuelae ATCC 10712 includes:
- a CDS encoding maleylpyruvate isomerase family mycothiol-dependent enzyme, producing MPPAKKRTRSYDSTKIRAAVLAQFAHVREAVEALTPEQLDGPTRLGEWTVRDLAGHVTMVLASMARKLGEPEPAHRELALLDWPQVTATEAASIDEDTRAVDTTDLPALFAETAARYEAALADVPGERLVPTRFGAMTVADFLVTRTVELVVHTDDLNAATGAGIPFDRQALAACTRLLADALAAKAPGGAVEVRIPPYAVVQCVEGPRHTRGTPPNVVETDPMTWIRLATGRAEWATELDEARVGASGERADLKALLPLMG from the coding sequence ATGCCACCGGCCAAGAAGCGCACCCGCAGCTACGACTCCACGAAGATCCGGGCCGCCGTGCTCGCCCAGTTCGCCCACGTCCGGGAGGCGGTCGAGGCGCTCACCCCCGAGCAGCTCGACGGGCCGACCCGGCTGGGGGAGTGGACGGTACGGGACCTGGCGGGCCACGTGACGATGGTGCTGGCCTCGATGGCACGGAAGCTCGGCGAGCCCGAGCCGGCCCACCGGGAGCTCGCCCTGCTCGACTGGCCCCAGGTCACGGCGACGGAGGCGGCGAGCATCGACGAGGACACCCGGGCGGTCGACACGACCGATCTGCCGGCGCTGTTCGCGGAGACGGCGGCCCGGTACGAGGCGGCGCTCGCGGACGTCCCCGGCGAGCGGCTGGTCCCGACCCGCTTCGGTGCCATGACCGTCGCCGACTTCCTCGTCACCCGTACCGTCGAACTGGTCGTCCACACCGACGACCTGAACGCGGCCACCGGAGCCGGCATCCCCTTCGACCGGCAGGCCCTGGCCGCCTGCACCCGGCTGCTCGCCGACGCCCTCGCGGCGAAGGCCCCGGGCGGGGCGGTCGAGGTGCGGATCCCGCCGTACGCGGTGGTGCAGTGCGTGGAGGGCCCCCGGCACACCCGGGGCACCCCGCCCAACGTGGTCGAGACGGACCCGATGACCTGGATCAGGCTGGCGACCGGCCGCGCGGAGTGGGCGACGGAGCTGGACGAGGCCCGGGTCGGCGCGAGCGGCGAGCGGGCCGATCTGAAGGCCCTCCTGCCGTTGATGGGCTGA
- a CDS encoding META domain-containing protein: protein MQTQTPRTLASAASAAALVLLLAACGTEGGTGSGPGSGSDTVSPDLPVAGTHWTIGAVTVDGRRSAAPDGARVEFTKDGRVRGNSGCNTFGATVAVRGETLTVGPQEITAIGCPADRQRFETELMKALTGPLKGKLAGEALTLASADGRAGVELAAEADVPLRGTTWKIDGLVSGNTASSLPAGSGDKARLVFGADGRVTGNLGCNNFSAAARVEGKTVTIEGPAATTRMMCTSPQMRLETKLYELLDGPLTYRLDHRTLTLVNAEGEGLGAKAADAKAGATGGTSDGTDGQAPPASR, encoded by the coding sequence ATGCAGACGCAGACGCCGCGCACCCTCGCATCCGCCGCATCCGCCGCCGCCCTGGTCCTCCTCCTCGCCGCCTGTGGCACCGAGGGGGGTACGGGCTCGGGGCCGGGGTCCGGTTCGGACACCGTCTCGCCCGACCTGCCCGTCGCCGGGACCCACTGGACGATCGGGGCCGTCACGGTCGACGGGCGCAGGTCCGCCGCCCCGGACGGCGCCCGCGTCGAGTTCACGAAGGACGGCCGGGTCCGGGGCAACAGCGGCTGCAACACCTTCGGCGCGACCGTCGCCGTGCGCGGCGAGACCCTGACCGTCGGCCCGCAGGAGATCACCGCGATCGGCTGCCCCGCGGACCGGCAGCGCTTCGAGACGGAGCTGATGAAGGCCCTCACCGGACCGCTCAAGGGGAAGCTGGCGGGCGAGGCGCTCACCCTGGCCTCCGCGGACGGCCGCGCCGGAGTGGAGCTGGCCGCCGAGGCGGACGTGCCGCTGCGCGGGACCACGTGGAAGATCGACGGGCTGGTCTCCGGGAACACCGCGTCCTCGCTGCCCGCCGGCAGCGGGGACAAGGCGCGTCTCGTGTTCGGCGCGGACGGCCGGGTCACCGGCAACCTCGGCTGCAACAACTTCTCCGCGGCCGCCCGCGTCGAGGGGAAGACGGTGACGATCGAGGGCCCGGCGGCGACGACCCGGATGATGTGCACGAGCCCGCAGATGCGGCTGGAGACGAAGCTGTACGAGCTCCTCGACGGCCCGCTCACCTACCGCCTGGACCACCGGACGCTGACCCTCGTGAACGCCGAGGGCGAGGGCCTGGGCGCGAAGGCGGCGGACGCGAAGGCCGGGGCGACTGGTGGAACCTCCGACGGAACGGACGGCCAAGCGCCCCCGGCCTCCCGGTGA
- a CDS encoding nuclear transport factor 2 family protein: MAQHPDSIVVHRGYEAFARGDMETLGSLMVSDCTHHSPGSSQMSGHFKGVSNVLDHYKRLMDLTHGTFRVELQGVYADGRGHAMSVHRWHGDRGNRGIEMQGGLFFTIVGGKITDIDECVEDIDEADAFWGQAE; encoded by the coding sequence ATGGCCCAGCACCCTGACAGCATCGTGGTCCACCGGGGCTACGAGGCGTTCGCCCGGGGAGACATGGAGACCCTGGGGTCGCTGATGGTCTCCGACTGCACCCACCACTCACCGGGATCCAGCCAGATGTCCGGCCACTTCAAGGGTGTCAGCAACGTCCTCGACCACTACAAGCGGCTCATGGACCTCACCCACGGCACGTTCCGGGTCGAACTGCAGGGCGTCTACGCGGACGGCAGGGGCCATGCCATGTCGGTGCACAGGTGGCACGGCGACCGCGGGAACCGGGGCATCGAAATGCAGGGCGGCCTCTTCTTCACCATCGTCGGCGGCAAGATCACCGACATCGACGAGTGCGTCGAGGACATCGACGAGGCCGACGCCTTCTGGGGTCAGGCCGAGTAG
- the purF gene encoding amidophosphoribosyltransferase codes for MPRGDGRLNHDLLPGEKGPQDACGVFGVWAPGEEVAKLTYFGLYALQHRGQESAGIAVSNGSQILVFKDMGLVSQVFDETSLGSLQGHIAVGHARYSTTGASVWENAQPTFRATARGSIALGHNGNLVNTAQLAEMVADLPKKEGRSTRVAATNDTDLVTALLAGQVGEDGEPLTIEQAAAKVLPEVRGAFSLVFMDEHTLYAARDPQGIRPLVLGRLERGWVVASESAALDICGASFVREVEPGEMIAIDENGIRTSRFAEAKPKGCVFEYVYLARPDTDIAGRNVYLSRVEMGRRLAKEAPVEADLVIATPESGTPAAIGYAEASGIPFGAGLVKNAYVGRTFIQPSQTIRQLGIRLKLNPLKDVIKGKRLVVVDDSIVRGNTQRALVKMLREAGAAEIHIRISSPPVKWPCFFGIDFATRAELIANGMSIEEIGKSLGADSLSYISIDGMIEATTIQKPNLCRACFDGEYPMELPDPELLGKQLLENELAAGPAATAASDALRRP; via the coding sequence GTGCCACGTGGTGACGGTCGACTCAATCACGACCTGCTCCCCGGCGAGAAAGGCCCCCAGGACGCTTGTGGCGTCTTCGGTGTCTGGGCTCCGGGTGAAGAGGTCGCAAAGCTCACGTACTTCGGGCTCTACGCCCTCCAGCATCGGGGCCAGGAATCCGCGGGAATCGCGGTCAGCAACGGCTCCCAGATCCTCGTCTTCAAGGACATGGGCCTCGTGTCCCAGGTCTTCGACGAGACCTCTCTCGGTTCCCTCCAAGGTCACATCGCGGTCGGTCACGCCCGCTACTCGACCACCGGGGCCTCCGTGTGGGAGAACGCGCAGCCGACGTTCCGGGCGACCGCCCGCGGCTCCATCGCGCTCGGCCACAACGGCAACCTGGTGAACACGGCGCAGCTCGCCGAGATGGTCGCCGACCTGCCCAAGAAGGAAGGCCGCTCGACCCGGGTGGCCGCCACCAACGACACCGACCTGGTGACCGCGCTCCTCGCGGGCCAGGTGGGCGAGGACGGTGAGCCGCTCACCATCGAGCAGGCCGCCGCGAAGGTCCTTCCCGAGGTCCGGGGCGCCTTCTCCCTCGTCTTCATGGACGAGCACACGCTCTACGCGGCCCGTGACCCGCAGGGCATCCGCCCGCTGGTCCTCGGCCGTCTCGAGCGCGGCTGGGTGGTCGCGTCCGAGTCCGCCGCCCTCGACATCTGCGGCGCCAGCTTCGTCCGCGAGGTCGAGCCCGGCGAGATGATCGCGATCGACGAGAACGGCATCCGCACCTCGCGATTCGCGGAAGCGAAGCCCAAGGGCTGTGTCTTCGAGTATGTGTACCTGGCTCGTCCGGACACCGACATCGCCGGCCGGAACGTGTACCTCTCCCGCGTGGAGATGGGCCGCCGCCTCGCCAAGGAGGCGCCCGTCGAGGCCGACCTGGTGATAGCGACGCCGGAGTCGGGCACCCCGGCCGCCATCGGCTACGCCGAGGCCTCGGGCATCCCCTTCGGCGCCGGTCTGGTGAAGAACGCCTACGTCGGGCGCACCTTCATCCAGCCCTCCCAGACCATCCGCCAGCTCGGCATCCGGCTGAAGCTGAACCCCCTCAAGGACGTCATCAAGGGCAAGCGCCTGGTGGTCGTGGACGACTCGATCGTCCGCGGCAACACCCAGCGCGCGCTCGTCAAGATGCTCCGCGAGGCCGGTGCGGCCGAGATCCACATCCGGATCTCCTCGCCGCCGGTGAAGTGGCCCTGCTTCTTCGGCATCGACTTCGCCACCCGCGCGGAGCTGATCGCCAACGGCATGTCGATCGAGGAGATCGGCAAGTCGCTGGGCGCGGACTCGCTCTCGTACATCTCCATCGACGGGATGATCGAGGCGACGACGATCCAGAAGCCGAACCTCTGCCGTGCCTGCTTCGACGGCGAGTACCCGATGGAGCTGCCGGACCCGGAGCTCCTCGGCAAGCAGCTCCTGGAGAACGAGCTGGCGGCGGGCCCCGCCGCCACCGCGGCCTCCGACGCCCTGCGTCGCCCGTAA
- a CDS encoding DUF3073 domain-containing protein — protein MGRGRAKAKQTKVARQLKYSSGGTDLTRLANELGASTSSQPPNGEPFEDDDEEDDPYAQYADLYNEDDEDEDDESGPSASPRRA, from the coding sequence ATGGGGCGCGGCCGGGCAAAGGCCAAGCAGACCAAGGTCGCCCGCCAGCTGAAGTACAGCAGCGGCGGGACGGACCTGACGCGTCTGGCCAATGAGCTGGGCGCTTCGACTTCGAGTCAGCCGCCGAATGGCGAGCCGTTCGAGGACGACGACGAGGAAGACGACCCGTACGCCCAGTACGCGGATCTCTACAACGAGGACGACGAGGACGAGGACGACGAGTCCGGTCCTTCGGCGTCCCCGCGTCGCGCTTGA
- the hrpA gene encoding ATP-dependent RNA helicase HrpA, with translation MSTSFAALQSVLAEVSLRDSHRLGRRLEGARRIRKPEARAAVLDEIAVEAAKAKERVDGRASRVPAVTYPEQLPVSQKKDEILEAIRDHQVVIVAGETGSGKTTQIPKICLELGRGVRGMIGHTQPRRIAARTVAERVAEELRTPLGEAVGWKVRFTDQVNPDATFVKLMTDGILLAEIQTDRELRAYDTIIIDEAHERSLNIDFLLGYLAQLLPKRPDLKVVITSATIDPERFSRHFGDAPIVEVSGRTYPVEVRYRPLLEEDSEESDRDQITAICEAVDELQAEGPGDVLVFLSGEREIRDTADALLKRNLRNTEVLPLYARLSHAEQHRVFQAHSGRRIVLATNVAETSLTVPGIKYVIDPGTARISRYSHRTKVQRLPIEPVSQASANQRKGRCGRTSDGICIRLYSEDDFLSRPEFTDAEILRTNLASVILQMTAAGLGEIEKFPFIDPPDHRNIRDGVQLLQELGAIDPTEKDPKKRLTQQGRKLSQLPVDPRLARMVLEADKNGCVREVMVIAAALSIQDPRERPAEKQAQADQQHARFKDETSDFLAFLNLWRYVREQQKERGSSSFRRMCKQEYLNFLRIREWQDIYAQLRTVAKQLGIHVNEEDAPEQSVHVSLLAGLLSHIGMKDVKEGAKNDYLGARNAKFAIFPGSALFKKPPRFVMSAELVETSRLWARVNARVEPEWIEPLAQHLVKKTYSEPHWEKDQAAVMAFEKVTLYGVPIVADRKVNYGRIDPEVSRDLFIRNALVEGDWRTHHKFFADNRKLLTEVEELEHRARRRDILVDDETLFDFYDKRVPEHVVSGAHFDSWWKHKRHEEPEFLDFEREMLINEKAGAVTKDDYPDSWRQGPLKFRVTYQFEPGADADGVTVHVPLQVLNQVTDEGFEWQIPGLRAEVVTELIRSLPKPIRRHYVPAPNFAGRFLDAVVPVQEPLTGALARELQRMVGVPVTAEDFDWAKVPEHLKVTFRIVDERRRKLAEDKDLETLRLKLRPKARKALSQAAAAATGGPDGSGPSLERTGLTDWTIGTLTKVFETKRGGQPVKAYPALVDEGSTVAVRLFDTEAEQQLAMWRGTRKLIMLNIPVNPAKFASDKLTNQQKLALSSNPHGSIQALFDDCATAAADKLIADHGGPAWDEESFRKLYDKVRADLVDTTVRTVGQVQQILAAWQACERRLKSTNSLALINNLTDVRTQLAWLMPAGFVTRTGLGRLPDLMRYLVAVDRRLQQMPTGVQRDTTRMEKVQEMLDEYAWLLEQLPKGRPVPSEVTDIRWMIEELRVSYFAHALGTAHPVSDKRIVKAIDAAAP, from the coding sequence ATGTCTACTTCCTTCGCCGCCCTCCAGTCCGTCCTGGCCGAGGTCTCGCTGCGGGACTCCCACCGGCTCGGCCGCCGTCTCGAAGGCGCCCGCCGCATCCGCAAGCCCGAGGCCCGCGCGGCCGTCCTGGACGAGATCGCCGTCGAGGCGGCCAAGGCCAAGGAACGCGTCGACGGGCGCGCCTCCCGCGTGCCCGCGGTCACCTATCCCGAACAGCTGCCCGTCTCGCAGAAGAAGGACGAGATCCTGGAGGCGATACGCGACCACCAGGTCGTGATCGTCGCCGGTGAGACGGGCTCGGGAAAGACCACCCAGATCCCGAAGATCTGCCTGGAGCTCGGCCGGGGCGTCCGGGGCATGATCGGGCACACCCAGCCCCGCCGGATCGCCGCCCGCACGGTCGCCGAGCGGGTGGCGGAGGAGCTGCGGACCCCGCTGGGCGAGGCCGTCGGCTGGAAGGTCCGCTTCACCGACCAGGTGAACCCCGACGCGACCTTCGTGAAGCTGATGACGGACGGCATCCTGCTCGCCGAGATCCAGACGGACCGCGAGCTGCGCGCCTACGACACGATCATCATCGACGAGGCCCACGAGCGGTCCCTCAACATCGACTTCCTGCTCGGCTATCTGGCCCAGCTGCTCCCGAAGCGCCCCGACCTCAAGGTCGTGATCACCTCGGCGACCATCGACCCGGAGCGCTTCTCCCGCCACTTCGGCGACGCCCCGATCGTCGAGGTCTCCGGCCGTACGTACCCGGTCGAGGTCCGCTACCGGCCCCTGCTCGAAGAGGACTCCGAGGAGAGCGACCGCGACCAGATCACCGCGATCTGCGAGGCCGTCGACGAGCTCCAGGCCGAGGGCCCCGGCGACGTCCTGGTCTTCCTCTCCGGCGAGCGGGAGATCCGCGACACGGCGGACGCCCTGCTCAAGCGGAACCTCCGCAACACGGAGGTCCTGCCGCTCTACGCGCGCCTGTCGCACGCCGAGCAGCACCGGGTCTTCCAGGCGCACTCGGGCCGCCGGATCGTCCTCGCGACGAACGTCGCCGAGACCTCGCTGACCGTCCCCGGCATCAAGTACGTGATCGACCCGGGCACCGCCCGCATCTCCCGCTACTCGCACCGCACCAAGGTGCAGCGGCTGCCGATCGAGCCGGTCAGCCAGGCCAGCGCCAACCAGCGCAAGGGCCGCTGCGGCCGTACGTCCGACGGCATCTGCATCCGGCTGTACTCGGAGGACGACTTCCTCTCCCGGCCGGAGTTCACGGACGCCGAGATCCTCCGTACGAACCTGGCCTCCGTCATCCTCCAGATGACCGCGGCCGGCCTCGGCGAGATCGAGAAGTTCCCCTTCATCGACCCGCCGGACCACCGGAACATCCGGGACGGCGTGCAGCTCCTCCAGGAGCTGGGCGCGATCGACCCGACGGAGAAGGACCCGAAGAAGCGGCTGACCCAGCAGGGCCGGAAGCTCTCCCAGCTGCCCGTCGACCCCCGGCTCGCCCGGATGGTCCTGGAGGCCGACAAGAACGGCTGCGTCCGCGAGGTCATGGTGATCGCGGCCGCCCTGTCCATCCAGGACCCGCGCGAGCGCCCCGCCGAGAAGCAGGCGCAGGCCGACCAGCAGCACGCCCGCTTCAAGGACGAGACGAGCGACTTCCTCGCCTTCCTGAACCTCTGGCGGTACGTCCGCGAGCAGCAGAAGGAGCGCGGCTCCAGCTCCTTCCGCCGGATGTGCAAGCAGGAGTACCTGAACTTCCTGCGCATCCGCGAGTGGCAGGACATCTACGCCCAGCTGCGGACGGTCGCCAAACAGCTCGGCATCCACGTCAACGAGGAGGACGCCCCCGAGCAGTCCGTCCACGTGTCGCTCCTCGCCGGACTCCTGTCGCACATCGGCATGAAGGACGTGAAGGAGGGCGCGAAGAACGACTACCTGGGCGCCCGCAACGCCAAGTTCGCGATCTTCCCCGGTTCGGCGCTCTTCAAGAAGCCCCCGCGGTTCGTCATGTCCGCCGAGCTGGTGGAGACCTCGCGCCTCTGGGCCCGGGTCAACGCGCGCGTGGAGCCCGAGTGGATCGAGCCGCTCGCCCAGCACCTGGTGAAGAAGACGTACAGCGAGCCGCACTGGGAGAAGGACCAGGCGGCCGTGATGGCCTTCGAGAAGGTGACGCTGTACGGCGTGCCGATCGTCGCCGACCGCAAGGTGAACTACGGCCGGATCGACCCCGAGGTCTCCCGCGACCTGTTCATCAGGAACGCCCTGGTCGAAGGCGACTGGCGCACCCACCACAAGTTCTTCGCGGACAACCGCAAGCTGCTCACCGAGGTCGAGGAGCTGGAGCACCGGGCGCGGCGCCGGGACATCCTCGTCGACGACGAGACGCTGTTCGACTTCTACGACAAGCGCGTCCCGGAACACGTCGTGTCCGGAGCCCACTTCGACTCCTGGTGGAAGCACAAGCGCCACGAGGAACCGGAGTTCCTCGACTTCGAGCGCGAGATGCTCATCAACGAGAAGGCCGGGGCCGTCACCAAGGACGACTACCCGGACTCGTGGCGGCAGGGCCCGCTGAAGTTCCGGGTGACGTACCAGTTCGAGCCGGGCGCGGACGCCGACGGCGTGACCGTCCACGTCCCGCTCCAGGTCCTGAACCAGGTGACGGACGAGGGCTTCGAATGGCAGATCCCGGGCCTGCGCGCCGAGGTCGTCACCGAGCTGATCCGTTCCCTGCCGAAGCCGATCCGCCGCCACTACGTGCCGGCGCCGAACTTCGCGGGCCGTTTCCTCGACGCGGTCGTGCCCGTGCAGGAGCCGCTGACGGGGGCGCTCGCCCGCGAGCTCCAGCGGATGGTCGGCGTGCCGGTGACGGCCGAGGACTTCGACTGGGCGAAGGTCCCCGAGCACCTCAAGGTGACCTTCCGGATCGTCGACGAGCGGCGCCGGAAGCTCGCCGAGGACAAGGACCTGGAGACGCTCCGCCTGAAGCTGCGGCCGAAGGCCCGCAAGGCCCTCTCCCAGGCCGCCGCGGCGGCCACCGGGGGCCCGGACGGCTCCGGGCCGTCCCTGGAGCGCACGGGGCTCACGGACTGGACGATCGGGACGCTCACGAAGGTCTTCGAGACGAAGCGCGGCGGGCAGCCGGTCAAGGCGTACCCGGCGCTCGTGGACGAGGGCTCGACGGTCGCCGTGCGGCTCTTCGACACGGAGGCCGAGCAGCAGCTGGCGATGTGGCGGGGCACCCGGAAGCTGATCATGCTGAACATCCCGGTGAACCCGGCGAAGTTCGCCTCGGACAAGCTGACCAACCAGCAGAAGCTGGCCCTGTCCTCGAACCCGCACGGCTCGATCCAGGCCCTGTTCGACGACTGCGCGACCGCGGCGGCCGACAAGCTGATCGCGGACCACGGCGGCCCGGCGTGGGACGAGGAGTCGTTCCGGAAGCTGTACGACAAGGTCCGCGCGGACCTGGTGGACACGACCGTACGGACGGTGGGCCAGGTCCAGCAGATCCTGGCGGCCTGGCAGGCGTGCGAGCGCCGGCTGAAGTCGACGAACAGCCTGGCGCTGATCAACAACCTGACCGACGTGCGGACGCAGCTGGCCTGGCTGATGCCGGCCGGCTTCGTCACCCGTACGGGGCTGGGGCGACTCCCGGACCTGATGCGCTACCTGGTGGCGGTGGACCGGCGGCTCCAGCAGATGCCGACCGGGGTCCAGCGGGACACCACCCGGATGGAGAAGGTCCAGGAGATGCTGGACGAGTACGCCTGGCTGCTCGAACAGCTCCCGAAGGGCCGCCCGGTGCCGTCCGAGGTCACCGACATCCGCTGGATGATCGAGGAGCTGCGGGTGAGCTACTTCGCGCACGCGCTCGGCACGGCGCACCCGGTCTCGGACAAGCGGATCGTGAAGGCGATCGACGCGGCGGCCCCGTAG
- a CDS encoding Leu/Phe/Val dehydrogenase gives MTDVTGVPADVLHTLFHSEQGGHEQVVLCQDRATGLKAVIALHSTALGPALGGTRFYPYATEAAAIADALNLARGMSYKNAMAGLDHGGGKAVIIGDPEKIKTEELLLAYGRFVASLGGRYVTACDVGTYVADMDVVARENKWTTGRSPENGGAGDSSVLTAFGVFQGMRASAQTLWGDPTLRGRKVGVAGVGKVGHYLVEHLLEDGAEVVITDVREESVRRITDKHPQVTVVADTEALIRVEGLDIYAPCALGGALNEETVPFITASIVCGAANNQLAHPGIEKDLVERGILYAPDYVVNAGGVIQVADELHGFDFDRCKTKATKIFDTTLEIFARAKADGIPPAAAADRIAEQRMADARRG, from the coding sequence GTGACCGATGTGACCGGCGTTCCTGCTGACGTACTGCACACCTTGTTCCACTCGGAGCAGGGTGGCCACGAGCAAGTCGTGCTCTGCCAGGACCGCGCCACCGGCCTCAAGGCCGTCATCGCCCTCCACTCCACCGCCCTGGGCCCCGCCCTCGGCGGCACCCGCTTCTACCCGTACGCCACCGAGGCCGCGGCGATCGCCGACGCGCTCAACCTGGCCCGCGGGATGTCGTACAAGAACGCCATGGCCGGTCTCGACCACGGCGGCGGCAAGGCCGTGATCATCGGCGACCCGGAGAAGATCAAGACGGAGGAGCTCCTCCTCGCCTACGGGCGCTTCGTCGCCTCCCTCGGCGGCCGGTACGTCACCGCCTGCGACGTCGGCACCTACGTCGCCGACATGGACGTCGTGGCCCGCGAGAACAAGTGGACCACCGGCCGCTCCCCCGAGAACGGCGGCGCCGGCGACTCCTCCGTCCTCACCGCCTTCGGCGTCTTCCAGGGCATGCGCGCCTCCGCGCAGACCCTGTGGGGCGACCCGACCCTGCGCGGCCGCAAGGTCGGCGTCGCGGGCGTCGGCAAGGTCGGCCACTACCTCGTCGAGCACCTCCTGGAGGACGGCGCCGAGGTCGTGATCACCGATGTGCGCGAGGAGTCGGTGCGCCGGATCACCGACAAGCACCCGCAGGTCACCGTCGTCGCCGACACCGAGGCGCTGATCCGCGTCGAGGGCCTCGACATCTACGCGCCCTGTGCGCTCGGCGGCGCCCTCAACGAGGAGACCGTGCCGTTCATCACCGCGAGCATCGTCTGCGGCGCGGCCAACAACCAGCTCGCCCACCCGGGCATCGAGAAGGACCTCGTGGAGCGCGGGATCCTCTACGCGCCCGACTACGTGGTCAACGCCGGTGGCGTGATCCAGGTCGCCGACGAGCTGCACGGCTTCGACTTCGACCGCTGCAAGACCAAGGCGACGAAGATCTTCGACACCACCCTCGAAATCTTCGCACGTGCGAAGGCCGACGGGATTCCGCCGGCCGCGGCGGCCGACAGGATCGCCGAGCAGCGCATGGCGGACGCGCGGCGCGGCTGA
- a CDS encoding DUF6274 family protein — MRAFVVSPCLTGTGARRYPGHQGTGGPHRRWSRMAAASAARHDTRALLRAHLAAASRYGHLTRHCVVCHRLLRLAMELPEPPEPPEAPEPGRPEDGPQEGPGEPQEPADGTGDESPTDP; from the coding sequence ATGCGGGCCTTCGTTGTGTCTCCGTGCTTGACGGGGACGGGAGCCCGCCGGTACCCCGGACATCAGGGAACCGGGGGCCCACACCGGAGGTGGTCGCGCATGGCCGCGGCGTCCGCAGCACGGCACGACACGAGAGCACTGCTGCGCGCCCATCTGGCGGCCGCGTCCCGCTACGGGCACCTCACGAGGCACTGCGTGGTCTGCCATCGCCTCCTGCGGCTCGCCATGGAGCTTCCGGAGCCTCCGGAGCCCCCGGAGGCCCCCGAGCCCGGACGGCCGGAGGACGGGCCGCAGGAGGGGCCGGGGGAGCCGCAGGAGCCGGCGGACGGCACTGGGGACGAAAGTCCCACCGACCCATGA
- the bldC gene encoding developmental transcriptional regulator BldC yields the protein MTARTPDAEPLLTPAEVATMFRVDPKTVTRWAKAGKLTSIRTLGGHRRYREAEVRALLAGIPQQRSEA from the coding sequence ATGACCGCTCGCACCCCTGATGCCGAGCCGCTGCTGACCCCTGCCGAGGTTGCCACGATGTTCCGCGTGGACCCGAAGACGGTGACCCGTTGGGCGAAGGCCGGGAAGCTCACGTCCATCCGCACCCTGGGTGGGCACCGCCGGTACCGCGAAGCTGAGGTTCGCGCTCTGCTGGCGGGCATTCCGCAGCAGCGCAGCGAGGCCTGA
- the purM gene encoding phosphoribosylformylglycinamidine cyclo-ligase: MSQTVSAEGGASYASAGVDIEAGDRAVELMKEWVKKTRRPEVLGGLGGFAGLFDASALKRYERPLLASATDGVGTKVDIARQMGVYDTIGHDLVAMVMDDIVVCGAEPLFMTDYICVGKVHPERVAAIVKGIAEGCVLAGCALVGGETAEHPGLLGPDDFDVAGAGTGVVEYDRLLGADRIRTGDAVIAMGSSGLHSNGYSLVRHVVFDRAGMSLDQQVEELGRTLGEELLEPTKIYSLDCLALTRTTDVHAFSHITGGGLAANLARVIPDDLHATVDRSTWAPGAIFDLVGKAGQVERLELEKTLNMGVGMMAIVPADSVDAALTTLEDRGVEAWVAGEITERGAHATGAELVGDYAK, from the coding sequence ATGTCTCAGACCGTCAGTGCCGAAGGCGGCGCCAGCTATGCGTCCGCGGGCGTCGACATCGAAGCGGGCGACCGCGCCGTCGAGCTCATGAAGGAGTGGGTGAAGAAGACGCGGCGCCCCGAGGTCCTCGGCGGCCTCGGGGGCTTCGCCGGCCTCTTCGACGCCTCGGCCCTCAAGCGCTACGAGCGTCCGCTGCTCGCCTCCGCCACCGACGGCGTCGGTACGAAGGTCGACATCGCCCGCCAGATGGGCGTGTACGACACCATCGGCCACGACCTGGTCGCGATGGTCATGGACGACATCGTCGTCTGCGGCGCCGAGCCGCTCTTCATGACCGACTACATCTGCGTCGGCAAGGTCCACCCCGAGCGGGTCGCCGCCATCGTCAAGGGCATCGCCGAGGGCTGTGTCCTGGCCGGCTGCGCCCTGGTCGGCGGCGAGACGGCGGAGCACCCGGGCCTGCTCGGCCCGGACGACTTCGACGTGGCCGGCGCGGGCACGGGCGTCGTGGAGTACGACCGGCTGCTCGGCGCGGATCGCATCCGTACGGGGGACGCGGTCATCGCCATGGGCTCCTCGGGTCTTCACTCGAACGGGTACTCGCTGGTCCGGCACGTGGTCTTCGACCGCGCCGGCATGAGCCTCGACCAGCAGGTCGAGGAGCTCGGCCGGACGCTGGGCGAGGAGCTCCTCGAGCCCACCAAGATCTACTCGCTGGACTGCCTGGCCCTCACCCGGACCACGGACGTCCACGCGTTCAGCCACATCACGGGCGGCGGTCTCGCGGCCAACCTGGCCCGGGTGATCCCGGACGACCTGCACGCCACGGTCGACCGTTCGACCTGGGCGCCGGGCGCGATCTTCGACCTGGTCGGCAAGGCCGGTCAGGTGGAGCGCCTGGAGCTGGAGAAGACGCTGAACATGGGCGTCGGCATGATGGCGATCGTGCCGGCGGACTCCGTGGACGCGGCCCTGACGACGCTGGAGGACCGGGGCGTCGAGGCCTGGGTCGCGGGCGAGATCACCGAGCGCGGCGCGCACGCCACGGGCGCGGAGCTGGTCGGCGACTACGCCAAGTAG